A genomic region of Streptomyces sp. NBC_00247 contains the following coding sequences:
- a CDS encoding S9 family peptidase, translating into MASTQPSTAQPTTTPAPAPYGTWSTPVDAALAASHDGRPEYVATVGEEVWWTEPRPAEGGRRALVRRSAEGEITTVLPAPWNARSRVIEYGGQPWAGVARASGGPLVVFVHFADQRLYAYAPDGPDAPWPLTPVSATGGGLRWVDPQIHPDRGEVWCVCEEFTGEGASDVRRVVAAVPLDGSAATDRAAVTELSDDRHRFVTGPRLSHDGRRAAWIAWDHPRMPWDGTVVMLAEVTDEGTFTGIRPLVGDTDESVCQVEWDRDGSLLFVSDISDWWQLQRVRPDAVSGGAVPTTTLCPGRGEEFGGPLWKIGLRWFQPLDNGLIAVLHGTGTTRLGVLDPETGELVDVAGPWTAWAETLAVRGDRVIGVAASPCTGYEVVELDTSTGHTRTIGAPHTDAVDPAYYPQPQERTFSGPGGRDVHALVYPPRNPGHTGPEGELPPFVVWAHGGPTSRVPLALDLEVAYFTSRGIGVVEVNYGGSTGYGRTYRERLREQWGVVDVEDCAAVAEALAAEGSADRSRLAIRGGSAGGWTTAASLTSTGLYACGAISYPILDLTGWAVGETHDFESQYLESLVGPLAEVPDRYRERSPLTHADRLRTPFLLLQGLDDVICPPVQCERFLAAIEGRGIPHAYLTFAGESHGFRLEATLIRALEAELSLYAQTFGIDGVDVPALELKR; encoded by the coding sequence ATGGCGTCCACCCAGCCCAGCACGGCCCAGCCCACCACCACGCCCGCCCCGGCCCCGTACGGCACCTGGTCCACGCCCGTCGACGCGGCGCTCGCCGCCTCGCACGACGGCCGCCCGGAGTACGTCGCAACCGTCGGCGAGGAGGTCTGGTGGACCGAACCCCGCCCCGCCGAAGGAGGCCGGCGTGCCCTGGTGCGCCGGAGCGCGGAGGGCGAGATCACCACCGTGCTGCCCGCACCGTGGAACGCCCGCAGCCGGGTCATCGAGTACGGCGGACAGCCGTGGGCCGGAGTCGCCCGCGCCTCGGGAGGCCCACTCGTCGTCTTCGTCCACTTCGCCGACCAGCGGCTCTACGCGTACGCCCCGGACGGCCCGGACGCCCCGTGGCCGCTCACCCCGGTCTCCGCCACCGGCGGCGGGCTGCGCTGGGTGGACCCGCAGATCCACCCGGACCGGGGCGAGGTCTGGTGCGTCTGTGAGGAGTTCACCGGCGAAGGCGCCAGTGACGTGCGCCGGGTGGTGGCCGCCGTACCGCTGGACGGCTCCGCCGCCACCGACCGCGCCGCCGTGACCGAACTCTCCGACGACCGCCACCGCTTCGTCACCGGGCCCCGGCTCTCGCACGACGGACGCCGGGCCGCCTGGATCGCCTGGGACCACCCGCGGATGCCGTGGGACGGCACGGTCGTGATGCTCGCCGAGGTCACCGACGAGGGCACCTTCACCGGAATCCGGCCGCTCGTCGGCGACACCGACGAATCGGTCTGCCAGGTGGAGTGGGACCGGGACGGCTCCCTGCTCTTCGTCTCCGACATCAGTGACTGGTGGCAGCTCCAGCGCGTCCGGCCCGACGCGGTCTCCGGCGGAGCCGTACCGACCACCACCCTCTGCCCCGGCCGGGGCGAGGAGTTCGGAGGACCGCTCTGGAAGATCGGCCTGCGCTGGTTCCAGCCGCTCGACAACGGACTGATCGCCGTCCTCCACGGCACGGGCACCACCCGGCTCGGCGTGCTCGACCCGGAGACCGGCGAACTCGTCGACGTGGCCGGACCCTGGACCGCCTGGGCCGAGACCCTGGCCGTCCGGGGCGACCGCGTCATCGGGGTCGCCGCGAGCCCGTGCACCGGGTACGAGGTCGTCGAGCTGGACACCTCCACCGGCCACACCCGGACCATCGGCGCACCGCACACCGACGCCGTCGACCCGGCCTACTACCCCCAGCCGCAGGAACGCACCTTCTCCGGGCCGGGCGGCCGCGACGTCCACGCGCTGGTGTACCCGCCCCGCAACCCCGGCCACACCGGCCCCGAGGGCGAACTGCCGCCGTTCGTGGTCTGGGCGCACGGCGGCCCGACCAGCCGCGTCCCGCTCGCCCTCGACCTGGAGGTCGCGTACTTCACCTCGCGCGGCATCGGCGTCGTGGAGGTCAACTACGGCGGATCCACCGGCTACGGGCGCACCTACCGCGAACGGCTCCGCGAACAGTGGGGCGTCGTGGACGTCGAGGACTGCGCCGCCGTCGCCGAGGCGCTCGCGGCCGAAGGCTCGGCCGACCGGTCCCGGCTGGCGATCCGGGGCGGCAGCGCCGGCGGCTGGACCACCGCAGCCTCCCTCACCAGCACCGGTCTCTACGCCTGCGGGGCCATCAGCTACCCCATCCTGGACCTCACCGGCTGGGCGGTCGGCGAGACCCACGACTTCGAATCGCAGTACCTGGAGTCCCTGGTCGGCCCGCTCGCCGAGGTGCCCGACCGCTACCGCGAGCGCTCTCCGCTGACCCACGCCGACCGACTGCGCACCCCGTTCCTGCTGCTCCAGGGGCTGGACGACGTGATCTGCCCGCCCGTCCAGTGCGAGCGCTTCCTCGCCGCGATCGAGGGACGCGGCATCCCGCACGCCTACCTCACCTTCGCGGGGGAGAGCCACGGCTTCCGGCTGGAAGCCACCCTGATCCGCGCCCTGGAGGCCGAACTCTCCCTCTACGCGCAGACCTTCGGCATCGACGGAGTCGACGTCCCGGCCCTGGAGCTGAAGCGATGA
- a CDS encoding M20/M25/M40 family metallo-hydrolase produces the protein MAESPAPSPSVDQQALDESVTFTSELIRIDTTNSGDGACQERPAAEYVAERLADIGLEPVLLERTPGRTNVVARIEGTDPSADALLVHGHLDVVPAEAADWTVHPFSGEVRDGVVWGRGAVDMKNMDAMILAVVRGWARAGVRPRRDIVIAYTADEEASAADGSGFLADRHADLFEGCTEGISESGAFTFHAGDGLSLYPIAAGERGTGWLKLTAHGRAGHGSKVNRDNAVTRLAAAVTRIGEYTWPVRLTPTVRAGLTEIAALHGLTVDVDAPGFDVDELLGKLGPAAALIAPTVRNSSNPTQLDAGYKVNVIPGHATAVIDGRVVPGGEDEFHTTMDLLTGPGVDWEFVHREVPLTAPVDSPTFAKLRAAVELFDPGAHAVPYSMSGGSDAKQFSRLGITGYGFSPLKLPVGFDYQALFHGVDERVPVDALHYGVRVLDHYLRSA, from the coding sequence ATGGCTGAGTCGCCCGCCCCGTCCCCTTCCGTGGACCAGCAGGCCCTCGACGAATCGGTGACGTTCACCTCGGAGCTCATCCGGATCGACACCACCAACAGCGGCGACGGCGCCTGCCAGGAACGCCCGGCCGCCGAGTACGTCGCCGAACGCCTCGCCGACATCGGCCTGGAGCCGGTCCTGCTGGAGCGCACCCCGGGCCGGACCAACGTGGTGGCCCGCATCGAGGGCACCGACCCGTCCGCCGACGCCCTCCTCGTCCACGGCCACCTCGACGTCGTCCCCGCCGAGGCCGCCGACTGGACCGTGCACCCCTTCTCCGGCGAGGTGCGCGACGGTGTCGTCTGGGGGCGTGGCGCCGTCGACATGAAGAACATGGACGCGATGATCCTCGCGGTCGTCCGGGGCTGGGCCCGCGCCGGCGTCCGACCCCGCCGCGACATCGTCATCGCCTACACCGCCGACGAGGAGGCCAGCGCCGCCGACGGCTCCGGCTTCCTCGCCGACCGGCACGCGGACCTCTTCGAAGGCTGCACCGAGGGCATCAGCGAATCCGGTGCCTTCACCTTCCACGCGGGCGACGGCCTCTCCCTCTACCCGATCGCCGCGGGCGAGCGCGGTACGGGCTGGCTGAAGCTCACCGCCCACGGCAGGGCCGGCCACGGCTCCAAGGTCAACCGCGACAACGCGGTGACCCGGCTGGCCGCCGCCGTCACCCGGATCGGCGAGTACACCTGGCCCGTCCGCCTCACCCCGACCGTGCGCGCCGGGCTCACCGAGATCGCCGCGCTGCACGGCCTCACCGTCGACGTCGACGCCCCCGGCTTCGACGTCGACGAACTCCTCGGCAAGCTCGGCCCGGCCGCCGCCCTGATCGCGCCGACCGTCCGCAACAGCAGCAACCCGACCCAGCTGGACGCCGGATACAAGGTCAACGTCATCCCCGGCCACGCCACCGCCGTCATCGACGGACGCGTGGTCCCGGGCGGCGAGGACGAGTTCCACACCACCATGGACCTGCTCACCGGGCCGGGCGTCGACTGGGAGTTCGTCCACCGCGAGGTGCCGCTGACCGCACCCGTGGACTCCCCGACCTTCGCCAAGCTGCGCGCCGCCGTCGAACTCTTCGACCCCGGCGCGCACGCCGTCCCGTACTCCATGTCGGGCGGTTCGGACGCCAAGCAGTTCTCCCGCCTCGGCATCACCGGCTACGGCTTCTCGCCGCTCAAGCTGCCGGTCGGATTCGACTACCAGGCGCTCTTCCACGGCGTCGACGAACGCGTTCCCGTGGACGCCCTGCACTACGGGGTCCGCGTCCTCGACCACTACCTGCGCAGCGCCTGA
- a CDS encoding Type 1 glutamine amidotransferase-like domain-containing protein, whose amino-acid sequence MDLLLTAGGLRNGTLREALRDMLGKPFEAANVVYVPTASVAEPGDHRWLLADMIRVQGLGWREFDVLELNGLPRRTVLDRLLHADVIHAGGGNQYHLARSITGNGLADGFLEALESRVYVGLSAGSMIFSQNLTAHSAEVMGDTADLHALGATALEPPFGLFDWYLKPHLNSPDFPERDDAWADRVAARADFPVYFIDDDTAVRVRDGEVDVVSEGRWRLSP is encoded by the coding sequence ATGGATCTTCTCTTGACGGCGGGCGGCCTGCGCAACGGGACACTGCGGGAAGCCCTGCGGGACATGCTGGGAAAGCCGTTCGAAGCGGCGAACGTCGTGTATGTGCCCACGGCGTCGGTCGCCGAGCCCGGGGACCACAGGTGGCTCCTCGCGGACATGATCCGGGTGCAGGGCCTCGGCTGGCGTGAGTTCGACGTCCTGGAACTGAACGGCCTGCCCCGGCGGACGGTGCTCGACCGGCTGCTCCACGCCGACGTCATCCACGCCGGGGGCGGCAATCAGTACCACCTCGCGCGCAGCATCACGGGCAACGGCCTGGCCGACGGCTTCCTGGAGGCGCTGGAGAGCCGGGTCTACGTGGGGCTCAGCGCCGGATCGATGATCTTCAGCCAGAACCTCACCGCGCACTCCGCCGAGGTCATGGGGGACACGGCGGACCTCCACGCACTCGGTGCGACGGCCCTGGAGCCGCCGTTCGGCCTCTTCGACTGGTACCTGAAGCCCCACCTGAACTCGCCGGACTTCCCCGAGCGGGACGACGCCTGGGCCGATCGCGTCGCCGCGCGGGCGGACTTCCCGGTCTACTTCATCGACGACGACACGGCCGTCCGCGTCAGGGACGGCGAGGTCGACGTGGTCTCCGAGGGCCGGTGGCGGCTCTCGCCGTGA
- a CDS encoding S66 peptidase family protein → MTTLPTGTGPAPLARAARLRPGARVAIVSPSGPVPAERMDAGLDILRGWDLDPFAAPHARDVHPELPYLAGTDEHRAQDLQEAWCDPSVDAILCARGGYGAHRMVDLLDWTAIRAAGPKPFVGYSDVTVLHEAFALRAGFSTLLGPMAGAETFLKDAATQDALRATLFAPESVRTLGLETAASLVPGRSRGVTYGGCLSLLAADLGTPGARTSARGGLLLIEDVTEDPYRVDRFLTHLLRSGALDGVAGVVCGSWESCGPYDRVRAVLADRLGSLGVPVVEELGFGHGPTTITVPLGLPAVLDAPSDGGPATLTVEVPALI, encoded by the coding sequence ATGACCACCCTGCCCACCGGAACCGGCCCGGCACCGCTCGCACGGGCCGCCAGGCTGCGGCCCGGCGCCCGGGTCGCCATCGTCTCGCCCAGCGGTCCCGTGCCCGCCGAACGGATGGACGCCGGGCTGGACATCCTGCGCGGCTGGGACCTCGATCCCTTCGCCGCCCCGCACGCCCGCGACGTCCACCCCGAACTGCCCTACCTCGCCGGAACGGACGAACACCGCGCCCAGGACCTCCAGGAAGCCTGGTGCGACCCGTCCGTGGACGCGATCCTCTGCGCCCGCGGCGGCTACGGCGCACACCGCATGGTCGACCTGCTCGACTGGACCGCCATCCGTGCGGCCGGACCCAAGCCGTTCGTCGGCTACAGCGACGTCACCGTGCTCCACGAGGCCTTCGCGCTGCGCGCGGGGTTCTCCACCCTGCTCGGCCCGATGGCCGGCGCCGAGACCTTCCTCAAGGACGCGGCCACCCAGGACGCGCTTCGCGCCACCCTCTTCGCACCCGAATCGGTACGGACCCTGGGCCTGGAGACCGCGGCCTCCCTGGTACCCGGCCGGTCCCGGGGCGTCACCTACGGCGGATGCCTCAGCCTCCTCGCCGCCGACCTCGGCACCCCCGGCGCCCGCACCTCCGCCCGGGGCGGCCTCCTCCTCATCGAGGACGTCACCGAGGACCCGTACCGCGTCGACCGCTTCCTCACCCACCTGCTGCGCTCCGGCGCACTGGACGGCGTGGCCGGAGTGGTCTGCGGCTCCTGGGAGAGCTGCGGACCGTACGACCGGGTCCGCGCGGTGCTCGCCGACCGGCTCGGTTCCCTCGGGGTGCCCGTCGTCGAGGAGCTGGGATTCGGCCACGGCCCCACCACGATCACCGTCCCGCTCGGACTCCCCGCCGTGCTGGATGCCCCCTCGGACGGCGGGCCCGCGACCCTCACGGTGGAGGTGCCCGCGCTGATCTGA
- a CDS encoding M55 family metallopeptidase, translating to MKILISADMEGATGVTWPADVLPGTPQWERCRSMFTSDVNAAALGFLDGGADEVLVNEAHWSMRNLLLEQLDDRVQMITGRHKTLSMVEGIQHGDVDGVAFVGYHTGAGTEGVLAHTYLANSITGVWLNGERASEGLLNAHVAAEYGVPVVLVTGDDLTCVDAESYAPDARKVAVKDYVSRYAAVCRTPARTAADIRAAAAEAASLAVRHAPVTGAGFSVELEFDAEHLAGAATVVPGVTQTDVRRVAYTSATMYEGIRTFKAVTTIVSAAVEEQYG from the coding sequence ATGAAGATCCTGATCAGCGCCGACATGGAGGGCGCGACCGGTGTGACCTGGCCGGCGGACGTCCTGCCGGGCACTCCCCAGTGGGAGCGCTGCCGCTCCATGTTCACCTCGGACGTGAACGCCGCGGCTCTCGGCTTCCTCGACGGGGGTGCCGACGAGGTCCTCGTCAACGAAGCCCACTGGAGCATGCGCAACCTCCTCCTGGAGCAGCTCGACGACCGCGTCCAGATGATCACCGGGCGGCACAAGACCCTCTCCATGGTCGAGGGAATCCAGCACGGGGACGTCGACGGCGTCGCCTTCGTCGGCTACCACACCGGCGCCGGCACCGAGGGCGTGCTCGCCCACACCTACCTGGCCAACTCGATCACCGGCGTCTGGCTGAACGGCGAGCGCGCCAGTGAGGGCCTGCTCAACGCGCATGTCGCCGCCGAGTACGGCGTCCCCGTGGTGCTGGTCACCGGCGACGACCTGACCTGCGTGGACGCGGAGTCGTACGCCCCCGACGCCCGCAAGGTCGCCGTCAAGGACTACGTCTCCCGGTACGCGGCGGTCTGCCGCACCCCCGCCCGTACCGCCGCCGACATCCGGGCGGCGGCGGCCGAGGCCGCGTCGCTCGCCGTGCGGCACGCCCCCGTCACCGGGGCCGGCTTCTCCGTGGAGCTGGAGTTCGACGCCGAGCACCTGGCCGGCGCCGCCACCGTCGTCCCCGGCGTGACACAGACCGACGTTCGGCGTGTCGCGTACACCAGCGCGACGATGTACGAGGGAATTCGCACGTTCAAGGCGGTCACGACGATCGTGTCCGCCGCAGTGGAGGAACAGTATGGCTGA
- a CDS encoding 4'-phosphopantetheinyl transferase family protein, producing the protein MLRVVLPDAVAVEEAFADPPEAQLYPEEAALVRDAVDKRRREFTTVRHCARRALGTLGLPPGPVLPDRYGAPRWPARVVGSLTHCHGYRAAALAHGTAVTMLGIDAEPHGPLPEGVLEAIALPAERAWTRSAPAGTHWDRLLFSAKESVYKAWYPHTGQRLRFGDAELRFDPDRGTFTARLLAPPPARPPGRPPLPRTLDGRWLTGKGLVVTAVMMAPTAWVY; encoded by the coding sequence ATGCTGCGGGTGGTCCTGCCGGACGCGGTCGCCGTGGAGGAGGCCTTCGCCGACCCGCCGGAGGCGCAGCTGTACCCGGAGGAAGCCGCGCTCGTCCGCGACGCGGTCGACAAGCGGCGCAGGGAGTTCACCACCGTCCGGCACTGCGCCCGCCGGGCGCTCGGCACACTCGGGCTGCCGCCGGGCCCGGTCCTCCCGGACCGGTACGGAGCCCCGCGCTGGCCCGCCCGGGTCGTCGGCAGCCTCACCCACTGCCACGGGTACCGGGCCGCGGCACTCGCCCACGGCACGGCCGTCACGATGCTCGGCATCGACGCCGAGCCCCACGGGCCTCTGCCGGAAGGGGTGCTGGAGGCGATAGCCCTTCCCGCCGAACGCGCCTGGACGCGGTCCGCGCCGGCCGGGACGCACTGGGACCGGCTGCTGTTCAGCGCCAAGGAATCGGTCTACAAGGCCTGGTACCCGCACACCGGCCAGCGGCTCCGCTTCGGGGACGCGGAACTCCGCTTCGACCCCGACCGGGGCACCTTCACCGCCCGGCTGCTCGCACCGCCCCCCGCACGGCCCCCCGGCCGTCCGCCGCTGCCCCGGACGCTCGACGGGCGGTGGCTGACCGGCAAGGGGCTGGTGGTGACCGCCGTCATGATGGCACCCACGGCCTGGGTGTACTGA